A genome region from Bacteroides stercoris ATCC 43183 includes the following:
- a CDS encoding sulfatase, with amino-acid sequence MKNLSLLMCTAFCGLHTAQADAADNKKNERPNILWLTFEDTSAYEFGCYGNKDVHTPNADSLAARGIQFMNAWSVAPQSSAARSSLITGCYSSTYGMDVHPVPYDTPANIFFPQWLREAGYYCTNNSKTHYNSTTDNKSCWDECTREASYNSPKRGKGQPFFAVYNTVTSHMGRIRTFHTDGRRDYTQEGIYPELLTLPAYVPDLPEVRSDYAGHLEAVQDVDTWLGFFLKDLKEKGLDDNTIIFFFSDHGGCVPRGKGYLYESGLEVPLIAYFPPKWQHLAGEKASGKDYSLVNFTDLGPTVLSLAGVKPPKHMQGKALFGKYASDEKREIQFALAANQLHHFMPVRAATDGRFKYIRSYIPYRQFALRNYYQWGMPSNKAWDKLVLGGHNTNPDWAQTFNAHPAEMLFDLEKDPGELHNLSDSPEYAEVLVKMRTALSNHIRATKDLGFFIPTSRENVVLYDKVRKEKYPLNELYNLVELAGTAHAGDAPVFEKALSSQYPEMRYWASVGLAQLGAKGELKTCPAPLLALLKDADPYIACEAAYAAAYLGETAKGIERLNNPAKEADRKIGYSLLECLSLDTAMQPAIRVHLADLKDKAETLPRKANEDAGLMARGILVNLGEMDIKNLHGPESYKAGLKLNHGRRPMVPLPN; translated from the coding sequence ATGAAAAACTTATCTCTACTCATGTGTACCGCTTTCTGCGGGCTGCATACCGCCCAAGCGGATGCGGCAGACAACAAGAAAAACGAAAGGCCCAATATTCTCTGGCTCACCTTCGAAGATACCAGTGCTTACGAATTCGGCTGCTACGGCAACAAGGATGTGCACACCCCCAATGCAGACAGTCTGGCTGCCCGCGGCATACAATTCATGAACGCATGGTCGGTGGCCCCGCAAAGTTCGGCCGCACGCTCATCGCTCATTACGGGTTGCTACTCCTCGACCTACGGAATGGATGTCCATCCGGTTCCATACGACACCCCGGCAAACATCTTCTTCCCGCAATGGCTGCGTGAAGCCGGATATTACTGCACCAACAACAGCAAGACACACTACAACTCCACCACGGACAACAAAAGCTGCTGGGACGAATGTACGAGAGAAGCCTCTTACAACAGCCCGAAGCGCGGTAAAGGCCAGCCTTTCTTTGCCGTATACAATACGGTGACCTCGCACATGGGACGTATCCGCACCTTCCATACCGACGGACGGCGAGATTACACCCAAGAGGGCATTTATCCGGAACTGCTCACCCTACCCGCCTACGTGCCCGACCTGCCCGAAGTACGTTCCGACTATGCCGGCCATCTGGAAGCCGTGCAGGATGTGGACACATGGCTGGGATTCTTCCTGAAAGACCTGAAAGAAAAAGGATTGGACGACAACACGATTATCTTCTTCTTCAGCGACCACGGCGGTTGCGTTCCACGCGGCAAAGGCTATTTGTATGAAAGCGGTCTGGAAGTGCCCCTGATAGCCTACTTCCCGCCCAAGTGGCAACACCTGGCGGGAGAAAAGGCATCCGGCAAAGATTATTCTTTGGTCAACTTCACAGACTTGGGACCTACCGTACTTAGTCTTGCAGGTGTAAAACCGCCCAAACACATGCAGGGAAAGGCATTGTTCGGGAAGTACGCGTCCGATGAAAAGCGTGAAATCCAGTTCGCACTGGCGGCCAACCAACTGCACCACTTTATGCCGGTACGTGCCGCAACCGACGGACGTTTCAAATACATCCGCAGCTACATACCCTACCGTCAGTTTGCCCTGCGCAATTACTACCAATGGGGCATGCCGTCCAACAAAGCATGGGACAAGCTGGTTTTAGGCGGACACAACACCAACCCCGACTGGGCGCAGACGTTCAATGCCCATCCTGCCGAAATGCTGTTCGACCTTGAAAAAGACCCCGGTGAACTGCACAACCTGTCCGACTCTCCCGAATACGCAGAAGTACTGGTAAAGATGCGTACAGCCCTTTCCAACCATATCCGCGCCACCAAAGACCTGGGTTTCTTCATACCCACCTCTCGCGAGAATGTGGTATTGTATGATAAAGTACGCAAAGAAAAATACCCCTTGAACGAGCTGTACAACCTCGTAGAGCTGGCAGGTACAGCCCATGCAGGCGATGCTCCCGTATTCGAGAAAGCACTGTCCAGCCAATATCCCGAAATGCGCTATTGGGCGTCCGTCGGTTTGGCACAACTCGGAGCCAAAGGAGAATTGAAAACCTGTCCCGCACCTCTGCTTGCCTTGCTCAAGGATGCCGACCCCTACATAGCCTGCGAAGCCGCCTATGCCGCCGCTTATCTGGGAGAAACCGCCAAAGGCATCGAACGCCTGAATAATCCGGCAAAAGAAGCCGATAGAAAAATCGGTTATTCCCTGCTGGAATGCCTCTCTCTGGATACAGCCATGCAGCCCGCCATCCGCGTGCATCTGGCAGACCTGAAAGACAAAGCCGAAACACTTCCGCGCAAAGCAAACGAAGATGCCGGCCTCATGGCACGCGGCATTCTGGTCAATCTCGGTGAGATGGATATAAAGAACCTGCACGGTCCGGAGTCCTATAAAGCAGGCTTGAAGCTGAATCACGGACGCAGACCCATGGTTCCGCTACCAAACTGA
- a CDS encoding two-component regulator propeller domain-containing protein: MKIFRFLLVLCGTLFASMGLAGEIDGMRFIHIGLEEGLSHSTIFGINQDKEGNLWFATYDGFNKYDGYNFTVYRHQYKNPKSIASDITRCVVIDNDNRIWIGTREGLSLYNHRKNEFSNFFYKKKGQNVTVRNIVPMQKDWLMLGTTEGILLFDVKGERFLNDTLSATLHSLKPLTLLRQDDDIFIGTKGKVYMYSLQNGALETLLDLHDKVQINSILCQTPNRIWVATEGNGLYLYDVKNKKLDNYRYENKLSCLNSNYVRSLALDQENRLWVGTYSGLNIYQEGKERFISVESSMAQAGTLSQNSVRCIFRDSQGGMWLGTYWGGLNYYHPLCNRFQQIKHIPFSNSLSDNVVSCIVEDKKNNLWIGTSDGGLNFYDNTAKTYKNYLFNPDISEGVPFKDVKTVYVDEASDKIYVGAHAGGMMVLHRKTGRKEFYNQQNGGLPSNHIYSIISDGKDGLWIASLDYLFHFDIAGKRFTVINEDVEGHPIQKKNRLLFRDSRKRIWIGGEKGLSVYNQVGMALQANTDFRITPVLQQSFVNCIYESLSGSIWVGTRDGLFALKEADKELQQYTTDDGLPSNVIYGILEDSYGRLWVSTNQGLSCFDPENRKMRNFTIVDGLQSNQFNAGSYCRIGNGNMLFGGINGITMFRPETLIDNPYTPKPVINKLFVFNKEVLPNDETGILKENIESVNHITLKSSQNSFSLSFVVSNYIAGKHNTFAYKLKGYHDEWYKQGDISPVSYSNLPAGDYTFLLKAANNDGKWSGEVEALHIRVLPVWYRTWWAFLIFALFFILLVFAVFRFFWLRKSMQTEIRMERLDREKKEEISQMKIRFYVNISHELRTPLTLIISPLQELLSSVTGHWEREKLLYIQRNARRLLHLVNQLMDYRRAELGIFELRPSYANAYKRVLNSFLNYESLAKKKDIDYNFYSELQDEDVLFDGTYLDLIINNLLSNAFKYTEEGERIYVKLYREDKNVVLQVADTGVGIPKDKQRKIFERFYQVENVHEGSGIGLSLVQRLVELHHGQITLVSEVGKGSTFSIYIPQDKSVYTAEELAESKGEMEEQRVYSTNAHEVYTDDVETEVAEAGEKEAGSRHGTILIVEDNEELRRYLFNGLSAQFNLIEAENGQKALEVLKENDVDLILSDVMMPVMDGVKLCKSVKQNLRTCHIPVYLLSAKVDIKYQLQGLQVGADDYIPKPFSMDVLIAKILNMLRTRYRIFEHYSNAAEIEPEKIANNAMDEELLRKAIAVVEKNMSNVEFSTEQFASEMNMSRSNLHLKLKAITGKSAIDFIHKIRFNRACQLLKEGKYTVSEISFMVGYNTPSYFSARFKKYIGCLPTEYGKQ, translated from the coding sequence ATGAAAATATTTCGATTTTTATTAGTATTATGCGGAACATTGTTTGCCAGTATGGGGCTTGCCGGTGAAATAGACGGTATGCGTTTCATACATATCGGTTTGGAAGAAGGGTTGTCGCATAGTACCATATTCGGAATCAATCAGGATAAAGAAGGCAATCTGTGGTTTGCCACTTATGACGGATTTAATAAATATGACGGTTATAATTTTACTGTCTACCGGCATCAGTATAAGAATCCGAAGAGTATAGCCAGCGATATAACCCGTTGTGTCGTCATTGACAATGATAACCGGATATGGATAGGAACGAGAGAAGGCTTGTCGCTTTATAATCATCGCAAGAATGAATTTTCTAATTTCTTTTATAAGAAAAAGGGACAAAATGTAACAGTCAGGAATATTGTGCCTATGCAGAAGGACTGGCTTATGCTTGGGACAACCGAAGGTATTTTACTTTTTGACGTGAAAGGAGAACGTTTCCTGAATGATACGTTGTCGGCTACTTTACATTCGTTGAAACCGTTAACGCTGCTCAGGCAAGATGATGATATTTTTATTGGCACTAAAGGGAAGGTATATATGTATTCATTGCAAAACGGAGCATTGGAAACATTACTTGACCTGCATGACAAGGTGCAGATAAACAGTATCTTGTGCCAGACTCCCAATCGGATATGGGTAGCGACTGAAGGCAACGGGCTGTATCTGTATGATGTAAAGAACAAAAAGCTGGATAACTATCGTTATGAGAATAAGCTTTCCTGTTTGAACTCCAATTATGTGCGTTCGTTGGCATTGGATCAGGAGAACCGTTTGTGGGTAGGGACTTACAGCGGGCTGAATATATATCAGGAAGGGAAAGAACGCTTTATATCGGTTGAGAGTTCGATGGCTCAGGCAGGGACGTTGTCGCAGAACTCGGTGCGTTGCATCTTCAGAGACTCGCAGGGCGGAATGTGGCTGGGTACATACTGGGGAGGATTGAATTACTATCATCCTTTGTGCAACCGTTTCCAGCAGATTAAACATATTCCTTTCTCCAATTCGCTCAGTGATAATGTTGTCAGTTGCATTGTAGAGGATAAAAAGAACAATTTATGGATCGGAACAAGTGACGGTGGTCTGAACTTCTATGATAATACGGCGAAAACTTATAAGAATTATTTGTTTAATCCGGATATATCGGAAGGTGTTCCTTTTAAAGACGTTAAAACGGTATATGTAGATGAAGCATCGGATAAGATATATGTAGGCGCCCACGCTGGCGGTATGATGGTGTTGCATCGTAAAACCGGAAGAAAGGAGTTTTATAATCAGCAAAACGGGGGCTTGCCGAGCAATCATATTTATTCTATTATATCCGATGGGAAAGACGGTCTTTGGATAGCTTCTCTGGACTATTTGTTTCATTTTGATATTGCCGGAAAACGCTTTACCGTTATAAATGAAGATGTGGAAGGGCATCCGATTCAAAAAAAGAACCGTTTGCTATTTAGGGATTCCCGTAAGCGCATCTGGATAGGTGGGGAGAAGGGACTTTCCGTTTATAATCAGGTGGGGATGGCTTTGCAGGCCAATACGGATTTTCGTATAACTCCGGTATTGCAACAGTCTTTTGTGAATTGTATCTACGAGTCTTTATCCGGTTCTATATGGGTAGGTACCCGTGACGGGCTTTTTGCCTTGAAGGAAGCGGATAAGGAGTTGCAGCAATATACAACGGACGACGGTTTGCCAAGCAATGTTATCTATGGAATACTGGAAGACAGTTACGGGCGCTTGTGGGTCAGTACCAATCAGGGACTGAGTTGTTTTGACCCGGAGAACCGTAAAATGCGCAATTTTACAATAGTGGACGGGCTGCAGAGCAATCAGTTTAATGCCGGTTCTTATTGCCGCATCGGCAATGGCAATATGTTGTTCGGCGGCATTAACGGCATCACCATGTTCCGTCCCGAAACCCTGATAGACAACCCTTATACTCCGAAACCGGTAATCAATAAGCTTTTTGTTTTTAACAAGGAGGTGCTTCCGAATGATGAAACCGGAATACTGAAAGAGAATATAGAGAGTGTTAACCACATAACCCTGAAATCTTCCCAAAACTCGTTTTCCCTTTCCTTTGTCGTTTCCAACTACATAGCCGGCAAGCACAATACGTTTGCCTATAAGTTGAAGGGATATCATGATGAATGGTATAAACAGGGAGACATAAGTCCGGTGTCGTACTCCAACTTGCCGGCAGGAGATTATACCTTCCTTTTAAAGGCAGCCAATAATGACGGAAAGTGGAGCGGGGAGGTAGAGGCTCTTCACATCCGTGTCCTTCCGGTCTGGTATCGCACGTGGTGGGCCTTTTTGATTTTTGCGTTGTTTTTTATTTTGTTGGTTTTTGCTGTGTTCCGTTTCTTCTGGTTGCGTAAGAGTATGCAGACAGAAATCCGTATGGAGCGGCTTGACAGGGAAAAAAAGGAAGAAATCAGCCAGATGAAAATCCGTTTTTATGTGAATATCTCACATGAGTTACGTACTCCGTTGACTTTGATTATTTCTCCTTTGCAAGAGTTGCTCAGTAGTGTCACCGGGCATTGGGAGCGCGAAAAGCTGTTGTATATCCAGCGGAATGCAAGAAGACTGTTGCATTTGGTCAATCAACTGATGGACTACCGGCGTGCCGAATTGGGTATTTTTGAGTTGAGGCCGAGTTATGCCAATGCATATAAAAGGGTATTGAACAGCTTTTTAAATTACGAGAGTCTGGCAAAGAAAAAGGACATAGACTATAATTTCTATTCGGAATTGCAGGATGAGGATGTGTTGTTTGACGGTACTTATTTGGATTTGATTATCAACAATCTATTATCCAATGCTTTTAAGTATACGGAAGAAGGGGAGAGGATTTATGTAAAACTCTACAGAGAAGATAAAAATGTTGTTTTGCAGGTAGCAGATACGGGAGTGGGCATACCAAAGGATAAGCAGAGGAAGATTTTCGAACGTTTTTATCAGGTAGAGAACGTACACGAAGGAAGCGGCATCGGATTATCGCTGGTTCAGCGTCTGGTTGAATTGCATCACGGGCAGATAACGTTGGTGAGCGAGGTTGGAAAAGGCTCTACGTTTTCCATTTATATTCCTCAGGACAAGTCGGTGTATACTGCGGAGGAACTTGCGGAGAGCAAGGGAGAGATGGAGGAACAGCGTGTCTATTCGACAAATGCGCATGAGGTTTATACCGATGATGTAGAAACGGAAGTGGCAGAAGCCGGTGAAAAAGAGGCGGGAAGCAGGCATGGAACAATTCTTATAGTGGAAGACAATGAGGAGCTGCGGCGGTATTTGTTCAACGGTCTGTCCGCTCAGTTTAATCTGATAGAGGCGGAGAACGGGCAAAAGGCGTTGGAGGTGCTTAAAGAAAATGACGTAGACCTGATTCTTTCGGATGTTATGATGCCGGTTATGGATGGAGTCAAACTTTGTAAATCGGTGAAACAGAATTTGAGAACCTGTCATATACCGGTGTATCTGTTGTCTGCCAAGGTCGATATAAAGTATCAGTTGCAGGGGTTGCAGGTAGGTGCGGACGATTACATACCCAAACCGTTCTCGATGGATGTATTGATAGCAAAGATTTTGAATATGCTGCGTACCCGCTATCGTATTTTTGAGCATTATTCCAATGCGGCAGAGATAGAACCGGAGAAGATAGCAAACAATGCCATGGATGAGGAACTGTTGAGGAAAGCGATTGCTGTCGTGGAGAAAAACATGAGCAATGTGGAGTTCTCAACGGAGCAGTTTGCCAGCGAGATGAATATGAGCCGTTCCAATCTCCATTTGAAGTTGAAGGCTATAACAGGAAAATCGGCCATTGATTTTATTCATAAAATACGTTTTAACCGTGCTTGTCAGTTATTGAAGGAAGGTAAGTATACGGTTTCCGAAATCAGTTTTATGGTGGGATATAATACTCCTTCTTATTTCTCCGCCCGTTTCAAGAAGTATATCGGTTGTCTTCCTACGGAGTATGGAAAACAGTGA